The window CGATCGATCTCGGCGACGTTTCGCACGCGTACGCAACAGCAGTCGTCCCGCTGATCTCCTTGGTTCGGCATCTGGAAGCCAATGGGACCGAGGTCGACATCCGTTATCCGTTCAATGATTCCTACTGGGAACTCGCCGGATGGAAGCAGCTTCTCGAGGGGCGATCAGCGCCGCCTATTGACTCTCGCAGGTCCTACGTACCGGTTCAGGCGTATTCGGATGTCGCCGAACTCAGCGATTCCGTGAACGCGGCGATCGAAGTGCTGTCGCGACACATGGACTGTTCGCCAGGCGTCTTGGACTCGGTGGCGTGGACGCTCAACGAGCTTGCCGACAACGTTCTGATCCATGCCGGTGAACCAGGGGCGAGTGTTGAAGGCTTCATGCAGGTTGTGTGCCACCCTGAGCGGGAGAACGTCGCTCTTGTGGTCTCCGACTACGGGCGAGGGGTACGAGCATCGTTGTCGCAGTCGCATTCCGTCCGGGACGACGAACACGCCTTGGCGATGGCCATCCAGGCGGGAGTCACACGCGATCTGAATGCGGGGCAGGGCAACGGGCTCGCGGGGTCGGTCCGAATCGTCTCGGCCGCTGGCGGTGAACTGACCATCATGTCGGGTAACGCCGAGCTTCGTATCGTGAACGGGGACACGTCGACCCATGTGTCCGGTCAAGTGCCGGGCACAAGTGTCAGCCTGGTCCTACCCACGAGTGTCGGAATTGACATCTCGCAGGCGCTGTGGGGAACGCCTCCTACCTCCGAGTTCGAGATGTCCCACCTGGATGAGAGCGATGAGATTGTCTTCCGCGTTGCCGAGGAGGCAACCGGCTTCGGCAATCGGCAGACGGGCTGGCAGCTCCGCACGAAGTTGCAGAATCTCATGCGGCAATTCCAGGAGTCCAGGGTGCGCGTCGATTTTGCCGGTGTCGCCCTTGTGTCGGCTTCCTTTGCCGATGAGTTCATCGCCAAGCTCGTCGTCGATATGGGCCACTTCTCGTTCTTCGCTCGCGTGCGTATCGCCAACACGAATCGGTTGATCAGCCAGACGCTGGACAATGTGATCAAGCAGCGAAGTCAGCCCGGCTGACGAGCAGCCGGTGTCCGACCGGGGCACGTGCCGTCAGCCGGTGTCCAGCAGGACCGCAAGGACTCGGGGTGGGGCCATCGGCAGCTCGGGGAGGCGGGCGCCGATGGCGTCGCGGACCGCGCTGGCGACCACCGGCGCTATGGCGGTGATCAGTGTCTTCGACGCCGAGCAGATCGCCTTCAAGGTGAATGACCCCAACGGCGTCCTGCAAGCGCCGTTCGCCGTGTTCGATACTTGGATTCGGTTCGGGGAGGACGCACTCTTCGACTGAACGAAGAAGGCGTCGTCTGGTCCTCGCAGCCCCGATCGGTCAGGAGTCGGATGGAGGAGGCGACGCCGCGAGGTTGTCGACGCCGACGTAGAAGAACTCCCAGGGTTCGGGATCGGGTCCCTGGTTCTCGATTCCGGCGGGGTAGCTCGGTATGAAGCCGTGCCTCTTGGCCTCGAGGAAGTTGTCGGCGGCCAACCAGGCGTACGCGTCGGAGTGCTTGAAGTCGTTGATCCCGTACCCGGGTGTTTCCAGATCCACCGCGTACCCGGTCTGGTGACGCGAGTAACCGGGTGGCGCAACCACTCGGAGTGCTCGCCGGATCCTCTCGCTCGTGAAGGGCTCCTTCAGGTGGCGGAACAGCAGGAACCTCTGGACGTCGAATCCACGGTAGGCCGACCTCAGGATGAGTTGATGGCCTGCGTGCCGGGCCGCCGCGCTGAGAGACCCGTAGGCGCGTGCCGCCTCGGGTTGCAGCAGCTTCTGCTCGACGCTCACCAACTCGTCCAGGGAGGCGACCGCAGGCTGCAGCCGGTATCCCCGACCCTCGGCGACCTCGCCGATGCGCTCGTCGGTCTGCACGTCGCCGGTGATGGTGGGTGCGCCGGCAATGTCCACCAGGTTGGGCAGCCTCACCGAATCGAGCAGTTCCTTGAACTGTTGAGCCGAGAATCGCCGCATCCCCGCGTCCTGTTGCGCGGCGGATGTCGATGTGTCCCCCCGAACTGATGTGCCCCGTGGAGGCCTGAGGTCGTAGGGCGACGTTCCCTCGTACCGCTCGCAGTCGCCCTCGATGAGGTCATTGAGCCGGTCGAGTCGCCAGCCCGCGCCGGCCGGTCGCGGTGCGCCGTTCTCGTCGAGCAGGTGCGGATGGAACTCCCATCCGACGATCCGGTCGCCGGCGAAGTCGATCTGCAGGACGCCCGTCTCGCCCGTTATGCCCATTCTCGGGTGCCACACGAAGTTGCCCAGCGAGTAGGCCGCCAACTTTCCGTCGTCGAACTCGATGGCCTGCAGGACGTGCGGATGGTGGCCGATGACGGCGTCGGCGCCCGCGTCGAACAGTTCCTGTGCGAACGCCCTCTGCTCGGCGCTCGGGCAGGTGGCCACTTCGATGCCCCAATGGACGTTGGCGATTACGACGTCCGCCTCGCCGGCGGCGGTTCGTACGCTCTCCAGGACGCGTTCGGGTTCGGTGTCGGTGGCGATGCCGGGCGAGTCCGCGCCGGCGGGGAAACTCCGGGGCACGATCCTCGACACGCCGACGAATGCCACCGTCACGGCCCCGTGGACCTCCAGGAGTCGGTGCCGGAACGCCTCGGTGTCGTTGGCGCCCGCCCCCAAGGCGACCACGCCGGCGGCCTCCAACGAGGCGATCGTGTCGGTCAGCGCCACCGGGCCGTAGTCCTTGGCGTGGTTGTTCGCCAGGTTGGCGACGTCGATCCCGGCGTCGCCGATCCGCTTGGCCGCCGACGACGGGGCGCGGAACGTGAACTTCTTGCCGACCGGCGCGCCGCGGTCGCTGATGGCCATCTCCACGTTCACGACGGCGAGGTCGCCGGAGGCCAGGGGCGGTTCGATGCCCTCGAACGGGTCGATCCCGGCCGGCTCGGTGCGGTCCATCTGCACGTCCCCGCCCGCAAGCAACGTCCACTCCGGCGGTGCCGGGACGGCGCTCGGTCCGGCGGGCGTCAGGGGCGAGCTGGTGAGCCAGCGTCCCGGCACAGCGTCGGCGGGGATGAGCCGTCTCGTGGGCAGTTGGCGGGTTCCCCAGGTCCCCTCGCGCCGCTGCTGGAGCGCGAGTTCGATGCTCCCGCCCTCGAGCTTGCGCACGGCGATGCGTACCTGCAGGCCGGCGATCGGCAGGGGCGAGCTGGTGAGCCAGCGTCCGGGCGTGGCGTCGGCGGGGATGAAGCGTCTAGCCGGCAGGTGGCGGATTCCCCAGGTCCCCTCGCGCCGCTGCTGGAGCGCGAACTCCACGCTCCCGGCGTCGAGCACGCGCGCCGCGATGCGCACCTGCAGGCTCTCGTCGTCGTCCGCCGCGGCCGCGGTGCTGAGGACGCACGACGCGACGACGGCAGCGACCAGTGCGCACCGGAGGCGGCTTGGAGCGATCCGCCGGGGGGGGGGGGGAGATTGAGATGCGCGCCGACTCTTCGGCTCGGCGCGTGCCTGCCCACAGTCGCACTACCCGGACGAGCAGGGGGGCCAGATGGCTCTCGTCGTCGACGAGCCGGCCGGTTCCGCGGCACCGGCAGAGGCCGAGGCTACCCGCCGACGGGGCCTGACCGCTGCCTCACGATTCACCGCTTGGCGCGACACTGCACGTCAGGAGGCTGCGGAGAGGGTGGCCTCGATTGCGGCGATCCGCGCACCGTGATCGGCAATGCGCGCCAGCTGCCTGCCGTGCGCCTCCTGCGTCGACTCGATGCGCGCCAGCGACTCCTTCGCCCCGCTCATCTCCTTGCGAGCGCTCTCGAATCCCGAGGTCATGTCCTTGCGCAGGCCCGAGATGTCAGCGCGGATCGCCTGGAGGAAGACGATCAGTACGCCGATGAATCCGGCGCCGACGACGCTGATGATGGATGCGATGACGGCTGTGTTCATGTAAGCCCCCTGACAGTAGCAGTATCCGATGGTTGGGCGAACTGCTACTATAGGGAAGTCCAGCAATGTATATACAATTTACAATAATATCATGGATTTTCACTACTTGAAGCGCTCGGCTGTCAGGAGGGCGGCGAGGACGCGGGGCGGGGTCATCGGGAGCTCACGGAGGCGGGCGCCGACGGCGTCGCGGACGGCGTTGGCGACGGCGGGCGCGATGGCGGGGATGACCGGCGTGCCCACGCCTTTGGCGCCGTGGGGGCCGCCGTCGGGGTCGGGGTCCTCGACGAGGACCACCTCGATGTCGGGCATGTCGTCGGCCATCAGGACCTTGTAGCCCATGAAGTTGGGGTTCAGCGGGGCGCCCTCGTCGTGGCGCAGCTCCTCGAGGAGGGCGTAGCCGATGCCGTGGTGCAGGCACCCTTCCACCTGGCCGCGGCACCCGAGCCACGTTGCGGCGCCGCAACTCCACCGGGTCGATGTCCAGCGATCGGGCGATGTCGTCGAGCTGGGACTCCATGGCGAAGTGGATCTGCGCCGTGCCGGTGAGGATGCGCTGGACGGGCGGGGAGTCGGCGAAGATGCGAACCGGTGGAAGGTGCGCCACGTCGCCAGGCGTCAGGACCGCGAGAACACCCGGTATCGCCAGCGCGGCACTCGTGTCCAGCCCGGCGACGTGGGCGCGCGGGTGTGGCGAGCGCACGACGGCCGCGTGGACCATGCCCGGCAGCGCCATGTCCGCCAGGTACTCGGCGGAGCCCGAGACCTTTCCCCAGCCGTCAACCCGCGGCACAGAACGCCCGATGACCGGCTGCGGCGTCATCGTTCACCGCCGGCGGCCACGGCGGCCCGGACGATTGCGGCGAAGCCGCTGCAGCGGCAGATGTTCCCGGTGAGGAAACGGCGCACCTCGGCCTCGCCGGGAGCCGGGTTCTCCGCCAGCAGCGCCCTCACCGAGAGAACGAGCCCCGGCGTGCAGTAGCCGCACTGAACCGCGCCGGCGTCGAGGAACGCCTCCTGCACCGCATCAGGTGCCCCGTCCCCGATGCCCTCGATCGTCGTGATCTCGCGGCCCTCCATCGTGGCCGCCAGCAGGCAGCACGAATGGGCCGCGTCCCCGTCCACCAGCACCGTGCACGCCCCGCAGTAGCCGATCCCGCAGCCGAACTTCGTGCGGAACGAGGGCTGACACGGCCAACTCGTCGCCAGCCAGCGAGGTCATGAACGGCGCCGCCACCAGTTCGTCGACGTCCAGCAGCCGCGATCCGCGGGCCGACAGCACCTCCACCTCGGCGCCCAGGCAGAGCGCGGCCGGGATGAGGTCGCTGCCGGGGTCGGCGTGGCAGAGGTTCCCCACAAGGGTGCCGAAGTTCCGCACATGGGGCGATCCCACGTTGCTGGCCGCCTCGGCGAGCAGCGGTGCCCCGGCCGCCACGGCGGGGTCGGTCTCCACTAGCCGCGTCGTGACCATCGCCCCGAGACGCAGCGTCTCCCTCCCGGCGGTGATGCCGTCGAGGTCCCCGCAACGGTCGAGGCTGATGACGATCTCGGGGGCGGCGAAACCCAGCGTCAGGAGCGGGACGAGGGACTGGCCGCCCGCCAGGATCCGGGGATCGTTCGACGCGGACAGCAGGGCGAGGGCATCGTTGACCGAACGAGGTCTCTCAAGGGTGAGCGCGGCGGGCGGCAACGGCCCTGTCCCGCCTAGACGTGTGCCGGGCAGTCCGCCGGAAGCACTGGCGGGGCCGCCGGGCAGTGGATTCCGGCCTTCGCCGGAATGACATGGGGGCGCTTGGCGGCATCACCCGGTGGCTCCGGTCAGGTCCTGTTGGTGTCCTGGCCGCGGGCGGCCACGAACTCGGCCCACGGGATGCGGGGCAGGAAGTAGGCGCCCTCCTCGACGGTGCGCAGAAAAGACCGCAGGCCCAGGCGCCCGATGGCGCCGAGCCGCAGCGGGTCGATGCGGCCCCGCTCGTTGCAGATCGCCTCGTCGTAGGTGACCCACACCACCTCGGCCACGACCAGATGCACCTCGCCGAACGGCAGGCCCGGCGTGCCCAGATCGACGACCTGCCGCACCTCGCACTCCAGGCGGGCCAGCGCCTCACCGATGGCCGGCGAGGTGACCTTCGTTGCCGGCACCGGAGTCCAGCCCGTCAACTCGAACTCGTCGGAGTCCGCCGGCCCCTCGATGGCGACCACCTCGATCTGATCACCGAAGACCTCGGTGGTGACGTTCACCACGAAATCCCCCGAGGCCATGGCGTTCTGGTAGGTGTGCTTCAGCCCTCCGTCCTCGCGCAGTCCCATCGTGATGCCGATCAGCATCGGGTCGCCGGTGATGGGCAGGTAGTAGCTCATCGGGGCGATGTTGGCGATGCCCTCCGGGCTGCGAGTGGACACCATGGCGATGGGGCGGGGCACCACCAGTTGTGACAGCAGGAACTGGCAATCCATCGGGCTGTTCTCGGCCGGATCGAAGGTGATCGCGCGATCGGGATTCATCGGATCTCCGGATTGTCGTGGGCGGAACAAGGTCATTCCGCCCGACAACGGTACGGCGAAAGCCACCGGCGGGTGGTGTGCCGCCGGCGGTTCAGTCGGTGGGGATGGCGTCGTAGGCGGGGAAGTCGGGGTCCACGACAGTGTGGATGCCGAGCCCCGTCACCACCCGGTTGACATAGTTGAGATGGGCGCAGTGGGCGTTGGCGTCCAGGATCGCAA of the bacterium genome contains:
- a CDS encoding FAD binding domain-containing protein, producing the protein MPPAALTLERPRSVNDALALLSASNDPRILAGGQSLVPLLTLGFAAPEIVISLDRCGDLDGITAGRETLRLGAMVTTRLVETDPAVAAGAPLLAEAASNVGSPHVRNFGTLVGNLCHADPGSDLIPAALCLGAEVEVLSARGSRLLDVDELVAAPFMTSLAGDELAVSALVPHEVRLRDRLLRGVHGAGGRGRGPFVLPAGGHDGGPRDHDDRGHRGRGT
- a CDS encoding 2Fe-2S iron-sulfur cluster-binding protein — translated: MEGREITTIEGIGDGAPDAVQEAFLDAGAVQCGYCTPGLVLSVRALLAENPAPGEAEVRRFLTGNICRCSGFAAIVRAAVAAGGER
- a CDS encoding DUF4325 domain-containing protein is translated as MEAVPGMYDDELAFPFAGQFTRNSFTRITKGLYGRPPPSTLSIDLGDVSHAYATAVVPLISLVRHLEANGTEVDIRYPFNDSYWELAGWKQLLEGRSAPPIDSRRSYVPVQAYSDVAELSDSVNAAIEVLSRHMDCSPGVLDSVAWTLNELADNVLIHAGEPGASVEGFMQVVCHPERENVALVVSDYGRGVRASLSQSHSVRDDEHALAMAIQAGVTRDLNAGQGNGLAGSVRIVSAAGGELTIMSGNAELRIVNGDTSTHVSGQVPGTSVSLVLPTSVGIDISQALWGTPPTSEFEMSHLDESDEIVFRVAEEATGFGNRQTGWQLRTKLQNLMRQFQESRVRVDFAGVALVSASFADEFIAKLVVDMGHFSFFARVRIANTNRLISQTLDNVIKQRSQPG
- a CDS encoding molybdopterin-dependent oxidoreductase, which codes for MEGCLHHGIGYALLEELRHDEGAPLNPNFMGYKVLMADDMPDIEVVLVEDPDPDGGPHGAKGVGTPVIPAIAPAVANAVRDAVGARLRELPMTPPRVLAALLTAERFK
- a CDS encoding flavin reductase family protein, which codes for MNPDRAITFDPAENSPMDCQFLLSQLVVPRPIAMVSTRSPEGIANIAPMSYYLPITGDPMLIGITMGLREDGGLKHTYQNAMASGDFVVNVTTEVFGDQIEVVAIEGPADSDEFELTGWTPVPATKVTSPAIGEALARLECEVRQVVDLGTPGLPFGEVHLVVAEVVWVTYDEAICNERGRIDPLRLGAIGRLGLRSFLRTVEEGAYFLPRIPWAEFVAARGQDTNRT
- a CDS encoding CapA family protein, yielding MRIAARVLDAGSVEFALQQRREGTWGIRHLPARRFIPADATPGRWLTSSPLPIAGLQVRIAVRKLEGGSIELALQQRREGTWGTRQLPTRRLIPADAVPGRWLTSSPLTPAGPSAVPAPPEWTLLAGGDVQMDRTEPAGIDPFEGIEPPLASGDLAVVNVEMAISDRGAPVGKKFTFRAPSSAAKRIGDAGIDVANLANNHAKDYGPVALTDTIASLEAAGVVALGAGANDTEAFRHRLLEVHGAVTVAFVGVSRIVPRSFPAGADSPGIATDTEPERVLESVRTAAGEADVVIANVHWGIEVATCPSAEQRAFAQELFDAGADAVIGHHPHVLQAIEFDDGKLAAYSLGNFVWHPRMGITGETGVLQIDFAGDRIVGWEFHPHLLDENGAPRPAGAGWRLDRLNDLIEGDCERYEGTSPYDLRPPRGTSVRGDTSTSAAQQDAGMRRFSAQQFKELLDSVRLPNLVDIAGAPTITGDVQTDERIGEVAEGRGYRLQPAVASLDELVSVEQKLLQPEAARAYGSLSAAARHAGHQLILRSAYRGFDVQRFLLFRHLKEPFTSERIRRALRVVAPPGYSRHQTGYAVDLETPGYGINDFKHSDAYAWLAADNFLEAKRHGFIPSYPAGIENQGPDPEPWEFFYVGVDNLAASPPPSDS